The following proteins are co-located in the Meiothermus sp. Pnk-1 genome:
- a CDS encoding metal-binding protein translates to MPAGRTHEAINLGTLGLLSAGYVYQQNHLGVSEPAAFGFVVAYLIGTFLVTPDLDLAEQRVRAKGNWGILGWLWVPYGLIFSHRGWSHTWIVGPLTRLAYMALMGTLLWFGGEALLHYLGVRLDLRGQVRLPPEPVCYSAVVGYFVSQWMHLLADGIWPDAGLRRARR, encoded by the coding sequence ATGCCGGCTGGACGGACGCACGAAGCTATCAACTTGGGAACCTTAGGGTTGCTTTCCGCGGGCTATGTGTATCAACAGAACCACCTCGGGGTGAGCGAGCCCGCAGCCTTTGGATTTGTTGTGGCTTATTTGATCGGGACTTTCTTGGTCACCCCAGACCTGGATTTGGCCGAGCAACGGGTAAGGGCCAAGGGAAACTGGGGAATCCTGGGCTGGCTGTGGGTCCCCTATGGGCTCATCTTTTCCCACCGGGGTTGGTCGCATACCTGGATCGTGGGGCCGCTAACCCGGTTGGCCTATATGGCGCTGATGGGGACGTTGCTGTGGTTTGGAGGGGAGGCGCTGCTTCATTACCTAGGGGTCCGGCTCGACCTACGGGGCCAGGTGCGGCTTCCGCCGGAGCCGGTGTGCTACAGCGCCGTGGTGGGGTATTTCGTCTCCCAGTGGATGCACTTGCTCGCGGATGGGATCTGGCCAGATGCCGGGCTGCGCCGGGCGCGGCGTTAG
- a CDS encoding P1 family peptidase — MNQTLTALEGFCVGHWTDPVGRTGCTVILGPAEGFLASASFLGPSPGNREGILLSPEKRVERVHALLFTGGSAFGLGAAEGVVRYLEERGVGYPTPAGRVPIVPAAVIFDLMTGDPKARPGPEHGYAAARLASRDPVPRGRVGAGTGATVGKYLGYELSSPGGLGSALVEQSGVRVGALAVVNPAGDVYDLEGRLRAGPGRFREYRPMDLYGQSTTLVAVGLEVALSKAEARMLAEAAQTGLARVIRPSHTPVDGDSVFVLSTTCRPAADPMLLTALVQEAVAQAIVDAVA, encoded by the coding sequence ATGAACCAGACCCTCACCGCGCTCGAGGGGTTCTGCGTGGGGCACTGGACCGATCCGGTGGGGCGGACCGGCTGCACGGTCATCCTGGGGCCGGCGGAGGGGTTTTTGGCCTCGGCTTCCTTCTTGGGGCCCTCTCCGGGCAACCGAGAGGGGATTCTGCTCTCGCCGGAAAAGCGGGTGGAGCGGGTCCACGCCCTGCTATTCACGGGGGGATCGGCCTTTGGGTTGGGGGCAGCGGAGGGAGTGGTGCGTTACCTCGAGGAGCGGGGCGTCGGCTACCCCACCCCCGCCGGGCGGGTTCCTATTGTCCCGGCGGCGGTGATCTTTGACCTGATGACCGGCGATCCCAAGGCCCGCCCTGGGCCGGAGCACGGGTACGCGGCGGCTCGGCTGGCCAGCCGTGATCCGGTGCCGAGGGGGCGGGTGGGGGCCGGGACCGGGGCCACGGTGGGAAAATACCTGGGCTACGAGTTGTCCAGCCCGGGCGGTTTGGGGAGTGCCCTGGTCGAGCAATCAGGGGTGCGGGTAGGAGCTTTGGCGGTGGTAAACCCGGCAGGGGACGTCTACGACCTCGAGGGGCGCTTACGGGCTGGGCCGGGGCGTTTTAGGGAGTACCGCCCGATGGACCTCTATGGGCAGAGTACCACTTTGGTGGCGGTGGGGCTCGAGGTCGCCCTCTCCAAGGCGGAGGCCCGGATGTTAGCCGAGGCGGCCCAGACCGGCCTGGCCCGGGTGATCCGCCCCTCGCACACCCCGGTGGACGGGGACTCGGTGTTCGTGCTCTCCACGACCTGCCGTCCGGCGGCTGACCCGATGCTCCTCACCGCTTTGGTGCAGGAGGCGGTGGCGCAGGCTATCGTGGATGCGGTAGCTTAG
- a CDS encoding MFS transporter, whose product MNASLSRSLMAARLAVYTYFFVCGLVFAAWVSRIPAIKDKLALEDGELGLVLFGVPAGLMVAMPLTGWAISRLGSRWVVTVAALLNGLILPLLALAPSGAVLFLALFFFGFTQAAMDISMNAQAVEVEKRYARPIMSSFHALFSLGGLVGAALGGAAAGLEVAPLPFFALVSLFALGVILGGFRWLILTPSQPAGTRFVWPRGVLLGLGLILFCTGLGEGAVADWSAVFMKQSLGAGEALAALAFSAFSVAMVIGRLGGDALHHRFGPVRLARVGGLLAATGLGLAVGSSRPYLALLGFVLVGFGYCTLFPLVFSAAGKVPGVHPGIALASVATLGYAGFLVGPPLIGLMAEAISLPASLGMVAVLALLIAALAGLLRTAQTGGQGR is encoded by the coding sequence GTGAACGCCTCCCTCTCCCGTTCCCTCATGGCGGCCCGCCTCGCCGTCTACACCTATTTTTTTGTCTGCGGCTTGGTCTTTGCCGCCTGGGTGTCACGGATTCCCGCTATCAAAGACAAGCTGGCATTGGAGGATGGCGAGTTGGGGTTGGTGCTTTTCGGGGTGCCGGCGGGATTGATGGTGGCGATGCCCCTCACCGGCTGGGCCATCTCGAGGTTGGGGAGCCGCTGGGTAGTGACGGTTGCGGCGCTTTTGAACGGCCTAATCCTACCCTTGCTAGCCTTGGCCCCCAGCGGGGCTGTTCTTTTCCTGGCGCTTTTCTTTTTTGGCTTTACCCAGGCCGCTATGGACATCAGCATGAACGCTCAGGCCGTGGAGGTGGAAAAGCGCTATGCCAGGCCGATCATGTCCAGCTTCCATGCCCTTTTTAGCTTAGGGGGACTGGTAGGGGCGGCCCTGGGTGGGGCGGCGGCGGGGCTCGAGGTCGCTCCGCTGCCCTTTTTCGCCCTGGTGAGCCTGTTTGCCCTGGGGGTGATACTGGGGGGGTTCCGCTGGCTGATCCTCACCCCCAGCCAGCCAGCAGGGACACGTTTCGTCTGGCCTCGGGGGGTTCTGTTGGGTTTGGGGCTGATCCTCTTTTGTACCGGGCTGGGAGAGGGAGCGGTGGCCGACTGGAGTGCGGTGTTCATGAAACAAAGCCTAGGCGCCGGGGAGGCCTTGGCAGCTCTAGCCTTCTCGGCTTTCTCGGTAGCCATGGTGATCGGGCGGCTTGGCGGTGATGCCCTACACCACCGCTTTGGCCCGGTGCGGTTGGCCCGGGTAGGGGGTCTTTTAGCGGCGACGGGGCTGGGGTTGGCGGTGGGCTCGAGCAGGCCCTATCTGGCTTTGCTGGGCTTCGTGCTGGTGGGGTTTGGCTACTGCACCCTGTTTCCGCTGGTCTTTAGCGCGGCGGGCAAGGTGCCGGGGGTGCATCCGGGAATAGCCTTGGCCTCGGTGGCGACCTTGGGGTATGCCGGTTTTCTGGTAGGACCGCCGCTGATCGGCCTGATGGCCGAGGCCATCTCCTTGCCGGCTTCTTTGGGGATGGTCGCGGTATTGGCCCTCCTTATTGCGGCGTTGGCCGGACTGCTGCGGACAGCCCAGACTGGAGGCCAGGGGCGGTGA
- the tsaE gene encoding tRNA (adenosine(37)-N6)-threonylcarbamoyltransferase complex ATPase subunit type 1 TsaE, translating to MLLANLEATRRLAHKLAQALPSGSLLLLTGPMGVGKTTLVKFIAEALGFTGEVTSPTYTLIHEYPSPQGLILHIDAYRLANQEELFGLGLEDYLSEARLVLIEWGNPELFPNSLEVRLAPQGEARTVELIAHGNALLPFTGE from the coding sequence GTGTTGCTGGCAAACCTGGAAGCCACCCGCCGCTTGGCTCACAAACTGGCCCAAGCCTTGCCTAGCGGATCGCTGCTGCTTCTCACCGGGCCAATGGGGGTAGGCAAAACCACGCTGGTCAAATTCATCGCAGAGGCATTGGGGTTCACAGGGGAAGTAACCAGCCCCACCTACACCCTCATCCACGAGTACCCTTCCCCCCAGGGCCTTATCCTCCACATTGACGCCTATCGGCTAGCCAACCAAGAGGAACTCTTCGGCCTGGGGTTGGAGGACTACCTCTCCGAAGCCCGCTTGGTGCTCATCGAGTGGGGTAATCCCGAGCTCTTCCCCAATAGCCTCGAGGTGCGCCTGGCCCCGCAGGGCGAGGCCCGCACGGTCGAACTCATCGCCCACGGGAATGCGCTTCTTCCCTTTACGGGAGAATGA
- the groL gene encoding chaperonin GroEL (60 kDa chaperone family; promotes refolding of misfolded polypeptides especially under stressful conditions; forms two stacked rings of heptamers to form a barrel-shaped 14mer; ends can be capped by GroES; misfolded proteins enter the barrel where they are refolded when GroES binds), with protein MAKMLVFDEAARRALERGANAVANAVKVTLGPRGRNVVLEKKFGSPTITKDGVSVAKEVELEDHLENIGAKLLIEIATKTNDITGDGTTTATVLGQAIVREGLRNVAAGANPLELKRGIEKAVAVAVEEVKKMAVPVNDRKAIYEVASVSANNDAEIGNLIADAMDKVGKEGIITVEESKTLETELNFVEGYQFDKGYISPYFVNNPDAMEASLDDPYILITEKKISNVRELLPVLEQVAQTGKPLLIIAEDVEGEALATLVVNKLRGTLNVAAVKAPGFGDRRKEMLKDLAAVTGGTVISEELGFKLENATLSMLGRAERVRINKDETTVVGGKGKKEDIDARINGIKKELETSDSEYAKEKLQERLAKLAGGVAVIRVGAATETELKEKKHRYEDALSTARAAVEEGIVPGGGVALLRAVPAVKNLVKELEGDEATGAKIVLRALEEPARQIAANAGYEGSVVVNQILSKKEKNYGFNAANGEYGDMMEFGIVDPAKVTRTALQNAASIGSLILMTEAVVAEKPEKEKAPATPAGGGMGGDMDF; from the coding sequence ATGGCTAAAATGCTGGTGTTTGACGAAGCTGCCCGTCGCGCCCTGGAGCGCGGGGCCAACGCTGTGGCCAACGCGGTGAAGGTGACCCTCGGCCCCCGGGGCCGCAACGTGGTGCTGGAGAAGAAGTTTGGCTCTCCCACCATCACCAAAGACGGGGTATCGGTGGCCAAGGAAGTGGAGCTGGAAGACCACCTGGAAAACATCGGGGCCAAGCTCCTGATCGAGATCGCCACCAAGACCAACGACATCACCGGTGACGGCACCACCACCGCCACCGTGCTGGGTCAGGCCATCGTGCGCGAAGGCCTGCGCAACGTAGCCGCCGGGGCCAACCCCCTCGAGCTCAAACGCGGCATCGAGAAGGCGGTAGCGGTAGCGGTAGAGGAAGTGAAGAAGATGGCGGTGCCGGTCAACGACCGCAAGGCCATCTACGAGGTGGCCAGCGTCTCGGCCAACAACGACGCCGAGATCGGTAACCTCATCGCCGACGCGATGGACAAGGTCGGCAAGGAGGGGATCATCACCGTCGAGGAGTCCAAGACCCTCGAGACCGAGCTGAACTTCGTGGAGGGGTACCAGTTCGACAAGGGCTACATCTCGCCCTACTTCGTCAACAACCCCGACGCCATGGAGGCCAGCCTCGATGATCCGTACATCCTGATCACCGAGAAGAAGATCTCCAACGTGCGTGAGCTGCTGCCGGTGCTCGAGCAGGTGGCCCAGACCGGCAAGCCCCTCTTGATCATCGCCGAGGATGTGGAGGGCGAAGCCCTGGCCACGCTGGTGGTCAACAAGCTGCGCGGCACCCTCAACGTGGCCGCGGTGAAGGCCCCCGGCTTCGGCGACCGCCGCAAGGAGATGCTCAAGGACCTGGCCGCGGTGACCGGCGGGACGGTGATCAGCGAGGAGCTGGGCTTCAAGCTCGAGAACGCCACCCTCTCCATGTTGGGCCGCGCCGAGCGGGTGCGCATCAACAAGGATGAGACCACCGTGGTGGGCGGCAAGGGCAAGAAGGAGGACATCGACGCCCGCATCAACGGCATCAAGAAGGAGCTCGAGACCTCCGACTCGGAGTACGCCAAGGAGAAGCTGCAGGAGCGCCTGGCCAAGCTGGCCGGTGGCGTGGCGGTCATCCGCGTGGGCGCCGCTACCGAGACCGAGCTCAAGGAGAAGAAGCACCGCTACGAGGATGCCCTCTCCACGGCCCGCGCTGCGGTGGAAGAAGGCATCGTACCGGGCGGTGGCGTGGCCCTCTTGCGCGCCGTGCCTGCGGTGAAGAACCTGGTCAAGGAGCTCGAGGGCGATGAGGCCACCGGCGCCAAGATCGTGCTGCGCGCCCTGGAGGAACCCGCCCGCCAGATCGCCGCGAACGCTGGCTACGAGGGTAGCGTGGTGGTGAACCAGATCCTCTCCAAGAAGGAGAAGAACTACGGCTTCAACGCCGCTAACGGCGAGTACGGCGACATGATGGAGTTCGGCATCGTAGACCCCGCCAAGGTCACCCGTACCGCCTTGCAGAACGCCGCCTCCATCGGCTCGCTGATCCTCATGACCGAGGCCGTGGTGGCCGAGAAGCCCGAGAAGGAGAAGGCCCCCGCCACTCCCGCCGGAGGCGGTATGGGCGGAGACATGGACTTCTAA
- the groES gene encoding co-chaperone GroES: MATATMLKPLGDRVVVKRIEEEAKTKGGIVLPDTAKEKPQKGKVIAVGSGRVLDNGTKLPLEVKEGDTVVFAKYGGTEIEIDGEEYIILSERDLLAVL, translated from the coding sequence ATGGCAACCGCAACCATGCTCAAACCCCTCGGCGACCGCGTGGTGGTCAAGCGCATCGAGGAAGAGGCCAAGACCAAGGGGGGAATCGTCCTCCCCGACACCGCCAAGGAAAAGCCCCAGAAGGGCAAGGTCATCGCCGTGGGCTCGGGCCGCGTGCTGGATAACGGCACCAAGCTGCCCCTGGAGGTCAAGGAGGGCGACACCGTGGTGTTTGCCAAGTACGGCGGTACCGAGATCGAAATCGACGGCGAGGAGTACATCATCCTCTCCGAGCGCGACCTGCTGGCTGTGCTGTAA
- a CDS encoding RNA methyltransferase: protein MRITSPANPRIKALARLLERRHRTSEQRFLIEGAREIERALQAGIELEQALVWEGGLNPEEQRVYAALRREGLALLEVSEAVLKRLSPRENPAGIIASARSPRQTLKDYPPSSSALILVAVGLEKPGNLGALLRSADAAGAEAVLVAGGVDLYSPQVIHNSTGVVFSLRTLAASESEVLDWIQQHNLPLVAATPHTHTLYWEADLRPPVAIAVGPEHEGLSALWLKAAQTKVRIPMRGQADSLNVSVSAALLLYEALRQRLLRDGLTKMHSTL from the coding sequence ATGCGCATCACCAGTCCGGCCAACCCTCGCATCAAGGCGCTCGCCCGTCTCCTCGAGCGCAGACACCGCACTAGCGAGCAGCGCTTCCTGATCGAAGGGGCCCGCGAGATCGAGCGGGCTTTGCAAGCGGGGATCGAACTCGAGCAGGCCCTGGTTTGGGAGGGGGGATTGAACCCCGAGGAGCAGCGGGTATACGCCGCGCTGCGGCGGGAGGGGTTAGCCCTGCTCGAGGTCTCCGAGGCGGTACTGAAGAGACTCAGCCCGCGGGAAAACCCGGCGGGGATCATCGCCTCGGCGCGAAGTCCCCGGCAGACCTTGAAGGACTACCCACCCTCCTCCAGCGCCCTCATCCTGGTGGCGGTGGGGCTGGAGAAGCCCGGCAACTTGGGGGCCCTACTGCGCTCGGCGGACGCCGCCGGGGCGGAGGCGGTGCTGGTGGCGGGCGGGGTGGACCTCTACAGCCCCCAGGTGATCCACAACAGCACCGGGGTGGTCTTCTCCCTCCGGACGCTGGCCGCCTCCGAATCCGAGGTCTTGGACTGGATCCAGCAGCATAACCTACCCCTCGTCGCCGCCACCCCCCACACCCACACCCTGTACTGGGAGGCCGACCTGCGCCCTCCCGTGGCCATCGCCGTAGGGCCAGAGCACGAGGGGCTAAGCGCGCTCTGGCTCAAGGCCGCCCAGACCAAGGTGCGCATCCCCATGCGGGGCCAGGCCGATAGCCTCAACGTCTCGGTTTCAGCGGCACTCTTGCTTTATGAAGCGCTTAGGCAGCGGCTCCTGCGGGATGGCTTGACTAAGATGCACTCAACTTTATAG
- a CDS encoding Fumble domain-containing protein, with the protein MAGLRIGIDFGLTNTDVVLVHKGKLLQHWVLPHAGPASEALVHKALAAGKQEISELEAIATTGGLHRTLPDEIEGVPLYKAGEAEAVGRGGLALAGLEEALVVSAGTGTAMIAAWGKKTQHLTGSAVGGGTLLGLAKLLIGTSHPLEIAHLAARGDPAGVDSTLQDAIGGGIGHLPPSATAVNFGKVGSLPGPPKREDIAAGLVVMVGQVIGVVALGAAKAAGLREVVVVGHLPDLEPIRKAILAVWEFYQVEPKPLIPQEAGAATALGAVLVTADRG; encoded by the coding sequence ATGGCTGGCCTGCGAATCGGTATCGACTTCGGCCTCACCAACACCGACGTAGTGCTGGTGCACAAAGGAAAATTGCTCCAGCACTGGGTCCTGCCCCACGCTGGCCCGGCCAGCGAAGCCTTGGTGCATAAAGCCCTGGCGGCGGGAAAGCAGGAGATCAGCGAGCTCGAGGCCATCGCCACCACCGGCGGGCTCCACCGCACCCTACCCGACGAGATCGAGGGGGTTCCCCTCTACAAAGCAGGGGAAGCCGAGGCGGTGGGGCGCGGGGGGCTGGCCCTGGCGGGGCTAGAAGAAGCCCTGGTGGTCTCGGCGGGCACCGGAACCGCCATGATCGCCGCTTGGGGCAAGAAGACCCAGCACCTCACCGGGAGCGCGGTGGGCGGGGGAACCCTGCTGGGGCTCGCCAAGCTCTTGATCGGGACCAGCCATCCGCTGGAGATCGCCCACCTGGCCGCGCGGGGAGATCCCGCCGGGGTAGACTCCACCCTCCAAGACGCCATCGGTGGGGGGATCGGCCACCTGCCCCCTTCGGCCACCGCGGTCAACTTTGGCAAGGTGGGAAGCCTCCCAGGCCCACCCAAGCGCGAGGACATCGCCGCCGGGCTGGTGGTGATGGTCGGTCAGGTGATCGGGGTGGTGGCCCTGGGCGCGGCCAAGGCGGCCGGGCTGCGCGAGGTGGTGGTAGTAGGCCACCTGCCCGATTTGGAGCCGATCCGCAAAGCGATCCTAGCCGTGTGGGAGTTTTACCAGGTCGAACCCAAACCGCTCATCCCCCAGGAGGCAGGAGCGGCCACTGCGCTGGGGGCGGTGCTGGTAACCGCCGACCGGGGCTGA
- a CDS encoding GNAT family N-acetyltransferase, translating to MPERYYPAPLPQYGLEQGPILLKDGRTALLRPATPADRPLLVELLSRLSPQARSFRFFSEVSPETGADLLLKQTPGEDKVALLVLTGEPPRVIATGEYVQEGPGADSAEVAFLVDDWFQGKGLGTLLLERLALIAARRGIRRFHAFTLAENRQMLEVFRSSGFNVKTESESGEVEVEFEIEPNATMVERFELRERIATIASLQPFFRPRGVAVVGASRDPQSVGYRVLENLVGNRFDGPVYPVNPAASHAAGEVLVVGSILAYPSVKAIPGPVDLAVITVPPDQVISAAEACGQRGVRALIVITVGLSEREIQSLGEVCQRYGMRLVGPGSLGMVHTHPEVRLAAGLAEMPPRGRLALSSQSGALGLAVLEYAREMGLGISSFVSLGAKADVSSNDLIQFWEDDPETGVILLYIENFGNPRRFARLARRVGRQKPILVVRPGRDPRVEALFRQTGVIRADSLEEVFDTAALLTFQPLPAGPRVALVSNASGPGSLALEALRSSGLEATHFDLGSAATPLQYRETAAKVLADPAYDCAMALFVPMGFTSAEAVAEALRQALAEARAAGLNKTVLACFMTGGRPRVFVGNERVPVYRFPESAARALSLAVQYARWRMEPPGEIPDFAPREELARELVRQAGKGKLNPAMAQSLLQAFGIPAPQPSPADAPPTARLNLELSVRCDPLFGPVLSLELVDLPLGPQLLDTRITPLTDKDAREMLRALEGHADLSALQELLLRVSRLVEELPEVGEIRLKLGAKENGYRLEKAEVVLG from the coding sequence ATGCCTGAGCGCTACTATCCCGCTCCACTGCCGCAATACGGCCTCGAGCAGGGCCCCATCCTGCTCAAGGACGGGCGTACCGCCCTGCTACGGCCCGCTACCCCCGCCGACCGGCCCCTGCTGGTCGAGCTGCTCTCGCGCCTATCCCCCCAAGCCCGCAGCTTCCGCTTCTTCTCCGAGGTAAGTCCCGAGACCGGGGCCGACCTCCTGCTCAAACAGACCCCCGGTGAGGACAAGGTCGCGCTGCTGGTGCTGACGGGAGAGCCCCCTCGGGTGATCGCCACCGGGGAGTATGTACAAGAAGGCCCCGGCGCGGACTCGGCGGAGGTGGCTTTTTTGGTGGACGATTGGTTCCAGGGCAAGGGTCTAGGAACCCTGCTTTTGGAGCGCCTGGCGCTGATCGCAGCGCGGAGGGGAATTCGCCGCTTTCACGCGTTTACCCTGGCGGAAAACCGCCAGATGCTCGAGGTCTTCCGCTCCTCGGGGTTCAACGTCAAAACCGAGAGCGAATCCGGCGAGGTGGAGGTGGAGTTTGAAATCGAGCCCAACGCCACCATGGTCGAGCGCTTTGAGCTGCGCGAGCGCATCGCCACGATAGCCTCGCTGCAACCCTTCTTCCGGCCCCGGGGCGTGGCGGTGGTGGGGGCCAGCCGCGACCCCCAAAGCGTGGGCTACCGGGTGCTGGAGAACCTGGTGGGAAACCGCTTCGACGGACCGGTCTACCCGGTGAACCCGGCCGCTTCCCACGCAGCCGGGGAGGTGCTGGTGGTGGGTTCGATCCTGGCCTACCCCTCGGTGAAAGCCATACCTGGGCCGGTGGACCTGGCGGTGATCACGGTCCCGCCCGACCAGGTCATCTCCGCAGCCGAAGCCTGCGGCCAGCGCGGGGTACGGGCTCTGATCGTGATCACGGTGGGGCTCTCCGAAAGGGAGATCCAAAGCCTGGGGGAGGTTTGTCAGCGCTACGGGATGCGGCTGGTAGGGCCAGGCTCGCTCGGGATGGTACACACCCACCCCGAGGTGCGCCTGGCTGCTGGGCTGGCCGAGATGCCCCCTCGTGGCCGGCTAGCCCTCTCCTCGCAAAGCGGGGCCCTGGGGCTGGCGGTGCTGGAGTACGCCCGCGAGATGGGCCTCGGCATCTCGAGCTTTGTCAGCTTGGGGGCTAAAGCCGACGTGAGCTCAAACGACCTCATCCAGTTTTGGGAAGACGACCCCGAGACCGGGGTCATCCTGCTATACATCGAAAACTTCGGTAACCCGCGCCGCTTCGCCCGGCTGGCGCGGCGGGTGGGGCGGCAAAAACCCATCCTGGTGGTGCGCCCCGGGCGCGATCCGCGGGTGGAGGCCCTCTTCCGCCAGACCGGGGTGATCCGGGCCGACAGCCTGGAGGAGGTCTTCGATACCGCCGCCCTGCTCACCTTCCAACCCTTACCCGCCGGCCCCCGCGTGGCCCTGGTCTCCAACGCCAGCGGCCCCGGCAGCCTAGCCCTGGAAGCGCTGCGCTCGAGCGGGCTCGAGGCCACCCACTTCGACTTGGGGAGCGCGGCCACCCCCCTTCAGTACCGCGAAACCGCCGCCAAGGTGCTGGCTGATCCGGCCTATGACTGTGCGATGGCCTTGTTCGTACCCATGGGCTTCACCTCCGCCGAGGCCGTAGCCGAGGCGTTGCGGCAGGCGCTGGCCGAGGCCCGGGCCGCCGGTCTCAACAAAACCGTGCTGGCTTGCTTCATGACCGGGGGGCGGCCTCGGGTATTCGTCGGAAACGAACGAGTCCCGGTGTACCGCTTCCCGGAGTCGGCAGCCCGGGCGCTCTCGCTGGCGGTGCAGTACGCCCGCTGGCGCATGGAGCCGCCCGGCGAGATCCCGGATTTCGCCCCAAGGGAGGAGCTAGCCCGGGAGCTGGTGCGCCAGGCCGGAAAGGGGAAGCTCAACCCCGCAATGGCCCAATCCCTGCTCCAGGCTTTCGGCATTCCCGCACCACAACCCTCCCCCGCTGACGCCCCGCCTACGGCACGGCTAAACCTCGAGCTCTCGGTGCGCTGCGACCCCCTTTTCGGACCCGTCCTTTCGCTCGAGCTGGTGGACCTGCCCCTAGGCCCCCAGCTCCTCGACACCCGCATCACCCCGCTCACCGACAAGGACGCCCGGGAGATGCTGCGCGCCCTCGAGGGGCACGCCGACCTCAGCGCCTTGCAAGAACTGTTGTTGCGGGTATCGCGGTTGGTGGAAGAACTTCCCGAGGTGGGCGAGATCCGCCTCAAGCTGGGAGCCAAAGAGAACGGTTACCGCCTGGAGAAGGCCGAGGTGGTGCTGGGGTAG
- a CDS encoding glucose-6-phosphate isomerase encodes MLRLELHNLHPRRVGEYGFDLAAALEAHAVQLEAARDALWGRKDDPAEFLGWIEVPEDTQTLREVLRYREANPWVEDLVVLGIGGSALGAQAVNAALGKGPVRLHFVDNVEPEPILELLRSLEPRKTLVNVISKSGSTAETMAAFLAFRKWLEDALGSGWKEHVVVTTDPAKGILRPYAKSEGLTAFDVPPAVGGRFSVTCPVGTLPLAFAGVDLENLLAGARKANHTARDALEQNLPAQTALVQYLAAAKGLNITVFMPYSTRLRFLPDWFVQLHDESLGKMLDRQGRAVRSGTTAVRAIGTTDQHAQVQLFREGPHDKLITLVRLEHPSEDLEIPAVAGLEGLDYLFGKKFFDLLTAEAKATAHALAKAGQPNYTILLEKLDAYHLGWLLQHLMWQTAFLGELWNINAFDQPGVELGKEYTYALMGRKGYEQLAEELKAEEVE; translated from the coding sequence ATGCTGAGACTCGAGCTACATAACCTCCACCCAAGGCGGGTGGGAGAGTACGGCTTTGACCTGGCGGCGGCGTTGGAGGCGCACGCCGTCCAGCTCGAGGCTGCCCGCGACGCCCTCTGGGGCCGCAAGGACGACCCTGCCGAGTTTTTGGGTTGGATCGAGGTGCCCGAAGACACCCAGACCCTGCGCGAGGTGCTGCGCTACCGCGAGGCCAACCCTTGGGTGGAGGATTTGGTGGTGTTGGGCATCGGTGGCTCGGCGCTGGGAGCGCAGGCCGTGAACGCGGCCTTGGGCAAGGGGCCGGTGCGCCTGCACTTCGTGGACAACGTCGAGCCCGAGCCCATCCTCGAGCTGCTGCGCTCGCTCGAGCCGCGCAAGACGCTGGTCAACGTCATCAGCAAGTCGGGCTCCACCGCCGAGACCATGGCCGCCTTTCTGGCCTTCCGCAAGTGGCTCGAGGACGCCCTGGGCAGCGGCTGGAAGGAGCACGTGGTCGTCACCACCGACCCGGCTAAGGGTATCCTGCGCCCCTACGCCAAGAGCGAGGGGCTCACCGCCTTCGACGTCCCTCCGGCGGTGGGCGGGCGCTTCAGCGTGACCTGCCCGGTGGGTACGCTACCGCTGGCCTTCGCGGGGGTGGACCTGGAAAACCTGCTGGCCGGGGCCCGTAAGGCCAACCATACCGCCCGTGACGCCCTGGAGCAAAACCTCCCCGCCCAGACCGCGCTCGTCCAGTACCTGGCTGCCGCCAAGGGGCTGAATATCACCGTGTTCATGCCCTACTCGACCCGGCTGCGCTTTTTGCCGGACTGGTTCGTCCAGCTCCACGACGAGTCGTTGGGCAAGATGCTAGACCGGCAGGGCCGGGCAGTCCGCAGCGGCACCACTGCCGTGCGGGCCATCGGTACCACCGATCAGCACGCCCAAGTGCAGCTTTTCCGTGAAGGACCGCACGATAAGCTGATTACCTTGGTGCGCCTCGAGCACCCCAGCGAAGACCTGGAGATCCCCGCCGTGGCCGGGCTCGAGGGCCTCGACTACCTATTTGGGAAGAAGTTCTTCGACCTCCTCACCGCCGAGGCCAAGGCCACCGCCCATGCCCTCGCTAAAGCCGGGCAACCGAATTACACCATCCTCTTAGAAAAGCTCGATGCTTACCACCTGGGCTGGCTCCTGCAACACCTGATGTGGCAGACCGCCTTCCTGGGCGAACTCTGGAACATCAACGCCTTCGACCAGCCGGGGGTGGAGCTGGGCAAGGAGTACACCTACGCCTTGATGGGCCGCAAGGGGTACGAGCAGTTGGCCGAGGAGTTGAAGGCGGAAGAGGTCGAGTAA